A genomic segment from Dermacentor silvarum isolate Dsil-2018 chromosome 11, BIME_Dsil_1.4, whole genome shotgun sequence encodes:
- the LOC119432677 gene encoding uncharacterized protein LOC119432677: MMYQGPVYARDRQYRVHRCHWEKVYVYDDTLWVDRHLILRHHRMRRSLLFLLTTVIVLVPFMLGCLLYRIRGFEDVNQLFGFGKPVESTNAYNDRAGREVAPHARWVERGHRWQTPQRGLRLFSAHYRHELGSLSKPTIRIIALATTEFLDTCLVQARVVYRDYPNSFPTEPVVCRRLSHSSEQAEPSASVIHDVVLELATGQPDDRVPVALSIQTSQDPQSAVWIAVNTSFVEPFRDMDSVAICLRVNGASSEHVTELAEWYRSRGARQVTVYGVATRTTSTEFKAPSLRGEFVSWYDPEMLVGVSDATAKSLMLRDCALRSSATSKCVAFLGADERLVVEPLGSWAKCCLRDQRLLRKCGNSWTVFVERRDDNELLSAGEGSSCEGSASEPTPHHRSPTTLYRRCVNGTMREAVLFRVDDGLLDGSTVVDKNANFLPPSIAVLRPFVATKPSSGQRNTSKVREASAWL, from the exons ATGATGTACCAGGGCCCAGTTTACGCCAGGGACCGACAGTACCGGGTCCACCGTTGCCACTGGGAGAAGGTGTACGTCTACGACGACACGCTATGGGTGGACCGGCACCTCATACTCAGGCACCACAGG ATGCGTCGGAGTTTGCTGTTCCTGCTAACGACGGTCATTGTCTTGGTGCCGTTCATGCTGGGCTGCTTGCTCTACCGAATAAGAGGCTTCGAGGACGTGAACCAGCTCTTCGGCTTCGGTAAACCCGTGGAATCCACCAACGCCTACAACGACCGTGCCGGCAGGGAAGTGGCTCCGCACGCTCGGTGGGTGGAGCGCGGACACCGGTGGCAAACTCCGCAACGGGGTCTGCGCCTGTTCTCGGCCCACTACCGCCACGAGCTCGG GTCCTTGTCGAAGCCCACGATACGAATCATTGCGCTTGCGACTACGGAATTCCTGGACACCTGCCTTGTGCAAGCCCGTGTTGTCTACCGGGACTACCCGAACTCCTTTCCTACCGAACCTGTCGTGTGCAGACGGCTGTCCCACTCATCGGAACAAGCAGAACCCAGCGCCTCTGTGATACACGACGTGGTTCTCGAGTTAGCCACGGGTCAACCTGACGACCGTGTACCGGTCGCCTTGTCGATCCAGACGAGCCAAGACCCCCAATCCGCCGTGTGGATCGCCGTCAACACGTCGTTCGTCGAGCCTTTCCGTGACATGGATTCTGTGGCCATCTGCCTGCGCGTCAACGGCGCGAGCTCCGAACACGTGACCGAGTTGGCCGAGTGGTACCGGTCCCGAGGCGCGCGGCAGGTCACTGTTTACGGCGTCGCCACCAGAACAACGAGCACCGAGTTCAAAGCGCCTTCACTTAGGGGAGAGTTCGTGTCCTGGTACGACCCCGAGATGCTCGTCGGAGTCTCGGACGCGACGGCTAAGTCGCTCATGCTCCGCGACTGTGCGCTGCGCTCTTCGGCGACGTCCAAGTGCGTGGCGTTTCTGGGCGCCGACGAGAGGCTGGTGGTCGAGCCCCTGGGTTCTTGGGCCAAGTGCTGCTTGCGGGACCAGCGCCTACTGCGGAAATGCGGAAACTCCTGGACGGTGTTTGTGGAACGACGCGATGACAACGAGCTCTTATCAGCTGGCGAGGGCTCTTCTTGTGAAGGATCTGCTAGCGAGCCGACCCCGCACCACCGTTCGCCGACGACACTTTATCGGCGCTGTGTCAACGGGacaatgcgggaggctgtactcTTTCGCGTGGACGACGGCTTGCTGGACGGCTCGACGGTCGTGGACAAAAATGCGAACTTTCTCCCGCCGTCCATAGCCGTCTTGCGTCCATTCGTAGCCACCAAACCTAGTAGTGGCCAGAGAAACACTTCCAAAGTCCGAGAGGCTTCTGCGTGGCTTTGA